The genomic DNA TAAGTtgggtaactgagtcaggtttgtaggtctccttgctcgtacacgctttttcagttctgcccacatattttctataggattgaggtcagggctttgtgatggccattccaataatttgctgtccttaagccattttgccacaactttggaagtatgcttagggtcattgtccattcggaagacccatttgagaccaagctttaacttcctgactgatgtcttgagatattgcttcaatatatccaccaaattttcctgcctcatgatgccatctattttgtgaagtgcaccagtccctcctgcagcaatgcacctccacaacatgatgctgccacctccgtgcttcacggttgggatggtgttcttcggcttgcaagcatccccctttttcctccaaccataacgatggtcattatggccaaacagttctatttgtgtttcatcagaccagaggacatttctccaaaagtacaatctttgtccccatgttcagttgaaaaccgtagtctggcttttatatggcggttttggagcagtggcttcttccttgctgagcggcctttcaggttatgtcgataggtctctttttactgtggatatagatagctTTGtatctgttttctccagcatcttcacaaggtcctgggatgctgctgttctgggattgattttcacttttcacactaaagtacgttcatctctaggagacagaacgagtctccttcctgagcggtatgactgatgcctggtcccatggtgtttatacttgcatactaaatttgtacagatgaaagtggtaccttcaggcgtttggaaattgctcccaaggatgaaccagacttgtggaggtctacaattattttcaaaggtcttggctgatttcttttgattttcccatgatgtcaagcaaagaggcactgagtttgaaggtgggtCTTGAAaaacacccacaggtacacctccaattgactcaaacgatgtcaattagcctatcagaagcttctaaagccatgacatcattttctggaattttccaagctgtttaaagacacagtcaacttggtgcatgtaaacttctgaaccactgggattgtgatacagtgaattataagtgaaataatctgtctgtaaacaattgttggaaaaattacttctgtcatgcacaaagtagatgtcataactgacaactatagtttgttaaaacaagtaatttgtggagtggttgaaaaacaagttttattgactccaacctaagtgtatttcaacttccgacttcaactgtatatatgaagTGGGTTAAacagaatgtaaacattattaatgtgaccagtgttcaatgactatgtacattaCATGGCCAAAAATAGGTGGACAGCTGCTTGTCAAATATCTCAtgccaaaatcatgggcattaatatggagttggtcccacctataacagcctccactcttctgcgaaggctttccactagatgttggaacattgctgcaggacttgcttccattcggccacaagagcattagtgaagccgggcactgatgtttgccgattaggcctggctcacagtcggcgttccaattcatcccaaaggtgttcgatggggttgatgtcagggctttgtgcaggccagtcaagttcttccacaccaatctcaacaaaccatttctgtacggaccttgctttgtgcacaggagcattgtcatgctaaaaccgGAAAGGGCcgtccccaaactgttaccacaaagttggaagcacataatcctgaggaatagttattgtgctgacgttacttccagaggcagctaggaactcggtagcgagtgttgcaaccgaggacagacgatttatacactctacatgcttcagcactcagcagaACCCTtctgtgtggcctatcacttcgcagttagacgtttccacttcacaataacagcacttacagttgcccggggcagctctatgagggcagaaattttacaaactgacttgttggaatggtggcatcctatgacggtgccacgttgacagTCACTGAGCCCTTCACCAAgaccattctattgccaatgtttgtctatgcagAGTCCATGGCTgtttgctcgattttatacacctttcgGCAACAGGTGTTGCTAAACACCAGTGTCCACATACCTagtgtacatagggcagcagtctccaAGGTGCAGGGTAGAATTTCAGGTAGCAGCCGGCTAGTAACATACtgtaactgtcacgccctgaacttagagagcctttttatttctctatttggttaggtcggggtgtgatttgggtgggcattctagtttttctatttctttattggccgggtatggttcccaatcagaggcagctgtctatcgttgtctctgattgtggatcatacttaggcagccttttttccacctttagtttgtgggatcttgtttttgtactgtTGCTTTCCAGcgttttgttttgtatttgttgtttttcggtgtcatcaataaaagaaagatgtacgcctaccacgctgcacctcggTCCAATCCATCTTTAAACGAACGTGACAGTAACTTTTATTCCTAGTTGTATGTGAATATAAAGTGACAGATaattaacagtagcagcagcgtatgtgatgagtcaaaaaagttagtgcaaaaagggtcaatgtagACAGTCCGAAAAACCTATTTGGTtcactatttaactaactatttgtcagtcttatggcttaggggtagaagctgttcagggtcctattGGTTTTTGACTTGTTTACTATGTAACTGAGCCACAGAGGAGGGTAGTGCATTGTGGAAGGGTGTTGGTGGAGGGGGGGATACATAACATTTGATGCTTGGCAAGATTAAACACATCTAGAAGTTTAACCAAAAAAATCTAACACTAGatttgtggtaatggctggagcggaaaggatggaatggtatcaaataaatcgtgtttgatgccattccatttgctccgttccagccaatATTATGAGCCGTCGTCACCTCAGCAGGCTCCACTGGTGTTATCTTATTCCAGTCAGTTGTATGTGTGCGTATATCAACAAACTTAATCCTGGTGAAATAGGATCAACCCGGCGTATGCCTACATCCATGTCACGTTTCTGCTAATATTTCCCAGTTCCCCATATGTTGTGTAGCACAGTGCAACACTTCAGGGTTGAAGTTGTCCACCTTGGCTTAAACTTTAAACCATCTCCAGTTGAATCCTATTCCTCATATGCACTACTCTTGGACCAGTACAGATCCTCTGGTCTTAAAATTAGTCTACTACTATACAagtaatagggtgtcatttgaaacTTAAATCGAGGTGGACAACTCCAGTCCTGAACAACTCCAAGTGTGTGCAGGCTTGTGTTCCAGCCCAGTTTTGGCCCATTAAATGTACCTACCTTTGACTTTCCCTTTTCCGCTGCTCTGTCAGACTCCAGAGTGGAGCTCCAGCCTACCAGCGACACCACCCTGAACCCTAGGAGCTACCACAGCAGCCGGCTCTCCCTGGAGGACAAAGCACTTCCCGCTGGCGGGGAGGGGAATTTCCGTGATGGGAAAAAGAGCATAGGGACAGATTATGAGGAGAACTGGCAGGACGTGAGGGACAGCACCAGTGAGTCCACACACCTTGAGGATGACGAGGATTAGGAGTCCTTCCAGTCCAtctatgaggaggaggaagaagggtcGGTGGTGGTAATGCCAAAAGCACatacaaataagaataagaagaagaagaggcagGATGTGAAGGGGACCTCGACTGAGAGCCCATCCCCATACCTGCAGGTACAGACATTGAAGAACACAGACATTGAAGAACTGATGTTTGGGGTTGGGGGGGGGACAACACGAGTTACCTCCATTCGATGTTATTCAATGAATCTCTTGTAAAAAGCACTTATAAAGAGAATCCACTTTTGTCATTATAGAATCAACCAAAGGGTTTGGGTTGTTTTGAATGCGCTACTTCTGGTTTGAAGCTATTgtgtttttacatttgcaaagGAACGTAAAGGTTGTGCTCAAAGCCACGACACAGGAAGTGGAAAATGTTTCTAGTTGGCTTTTGAGTACCCTTGTTGTTCCTCTGGCTTAAGATGAAGCAGCGTTATAATATACTTATGTCTTGTTTGTTTCTGacagtgttttgtattttctttgGCTTTTGTCCTTGCAGGAGTTCCATAGTTTACCGAAGAGACTGGTTCCCTCTGAGATCAAACACTGTCTGTATGAACTTGAggtgagtgacagagacagagaggaactggGTTGCAAAACCAGACATTGGGTTCAAGTACTATTATGTTTTTCAAATGCTTTGTTTGATAGAGCCTGTCTGGAGTGTCAGGTGACAGTGTTTTGCACTTTTCGGGACTATTTCATTGGTCTGTCTGGTTAAACAATGAACAACAACTGACAAGAAGAAAAAGAGGAAATGTTGAAACTTTTAACCTCAACAAAATGCAGACAGATTTATGATCATTTGGAGATGTGTGTTCTCTACTAACTCCTCTTTCAGTTCCTAGTGCTGGCATCTTGCCAGGTTTCTCTCAGAAAAGATTCATGAAATGAAGACTGCAACCAGACACCATCCTTAGTGGTCAAGAGCAAATTGCCCGCTGGGTACACCACATCCCTTCAACATGGAAACTTGGGTCTtatttggttgagatgttgatcaatAAGATTTCCACcattattcacccactcaaaaagctAGCTAGAAGTTTGCTGAAATTCAAAATGTTGGTTGTGCTTTCAACCATCtgaaagcacaaccaaattaaagtggaaaaacaatgtctgatatttggtttagttgtcatctaaatgtgttatcactgcgcTTTCAACCAATTAAAAGCACAAGAAAGCTCAATTtcatgtcagatattttgtatttatacaacAAGTTAacgtgttatcactgtgcttcatcaaATAGCAAAAACAAATGACCTGGATTTCAGTTGAGatgaaatcaaatcaattgttattcatcacatgcttcgtaaGTAAGAGATGTGgacgaacagtgaaatgcttacttacgggcacttcccaacaatgcagagtgaaagaaaatagATACATAACaagtaaaacatgtaataataaaAGCAAAAATAGATAcataatgagtaatgataacttgataacttgactatatacaaggggtaacATGCAGGGAAACAAGGGGTAacataactaggaataaagtcaCTGactgataaagagagagaaggagcaattGAAGATATGGCCAGTTGGAAATGATTTACAGATGGGCttgaaggaagggggaggggagaaaaagAAGTTGAGGCAACAGATGAGAGCAAATTGCATGGGAAGGAAAGCAAGAGAACAGTCATGGTGAAAGGGGTTACCTGTGGGAAAGGCttctgaggaagagagaggagagaaaacagcaGACATTTTTAGTCTGTTGTTATTTCAGCCTTTCCAATATTATCATCATCTCCATTTCAGAGGAGCTCCCTTCCTAAGTCACATGCGGTAGTGGTGCGTGGGTATGTTCACTGGGGAAGCgttgtgataattgtttgtttgctctataacctgttaattcatatgccttgagattgtgatacagtgagggaaaaaagtatttgatcccctgctgattttgtacgtttgcccactgacaaagaaatgatccgtcgataactttaatggtaggtttatttgaacagtgagagacagaataacgacaaagaaatccagaaaaacacatgtcaaaaatgttttacattgatttgcattttaatgagggaaataagtatttgaccccctctcaatcagatagatttctggctcccaggtgtgtTTTATACaagtaacaaactgagattaggagcacactcttaaagagATTGAAACATAAGAACACTCAACTGAAATGTGGTCGGCATTTGAATCACGGGTTACACATTTAGTCATTTGGCAGGCACACTTATCCAGAGCATTAATCTTAAAGTAGCTAGGTAAGACAAGCACATATCATTAATCTTACGGTAGCTAGGTAAGACAGCCACATATCATTAATCTTAAGGTAGTTAGGTAAGACAGCCACATATCATtaatcttaaaatagctaggtaAAACAGCCACATATCATTAatcttaaggtagctaggtaAGACAGCCACATATCATTAatcttaaggtagctaggtaagacaaccacatatcattaATCTTAAAGTAGctaggtaagacaaccacatatcattaatcttaaggtagctaggtaagacaaccacatGTCATTAATCTTACGGTAGctaggtaagacaaccacatatcattaatcttaaggtagctaggtaAAACAAGCACATATCATTAATCTTACGGTAGCTAGGTAAGACAAGCCCATATCATTACTCTTAAGGTAGCTgggtaagacaaccacatatcacagtcattttAAGCAAACCTTTCCTTGATGGAGCAGCGTTCAGCAAAGTCAGGACTAGGAAGAAAAGACAAGTGCACAAGAAGGGCAAGTACATGGTAAGCTGTTGAAAATGTTTTAAGCCTGACATGAACATTCAATGGttattaagacattaatgatGGTATAGCATTTCTCTCCTAAAGACACATCTGAAGTATACAGTACATTCAACACACAGTATGGTTGCTATAGATTGGAGTGGTATTATATGCATGGCCCTCATTCATGGACGTCACTATTCAGCCATGATAGCAAAATTACGGAAGTGTGTTCTTTTTCAAACTATAAAATGCAAACAGTACGCCCCCATGTTAACCGTCACGCAAGATAAGGAACTAAAAGTTAAAGCACTTGCTCAACATTTCTGGTGAAATTGCACTTCTTGCTTGGCCATCTAGTTTACCACTCTCTTTTCTGGGTCCTAAGCCACGTGAAGCTGTTGGGTGACCATGTGAACCTGCTGGATGCCTGATGTGGTCCGTGTCTTAACCTCACGAGCCATCTGGCACCAGGCACAAGCGTAGCAGCAACACACCAACCCGACGTCCACGCAGGTCGAACCctgagagggggaagaaagaaggagagatggatagaaaatGAAAGCAGAGGACAAGAACACGTCAAGAGGACAGAGTTAAAAGGAGGATACggatagaggtggagagaagaaTAGGGCGTATAGAAAGAttcagaggaagaaggagagagatacggTTGTAGTTAATTCCATATTTAGCGTTATATTTAAAGGGGAATCAACACTAAGAACAACAACATTTCCAAGCACACCAATGATATTTCTTAACACCTCAAACGCCTGATAGTTTCCAATACCATTTCCCCTCAGAAGGGTAAATGAGAGGTGCTGTGGGTACCACCCCCACCTGCCCCTGCACCCTCTGTCCACACTCACCTCCCCTCCCCGCTTCCCCGCCTCCGTCTACCCTCTTTCCCAACCCATCCCACCCTGCCATCTCCCAGGGCTCGTACTGTACCTGGATGCCATAGCGTTCTCTCATGGAGGAGCGCATGCAGCAGGAGACAGCCATAAAGGCACATGGGTCCAGCAGGGGCATACAGGCACACCAGCCGTAGTGGGAGGCCGTCTGACACTGAAAACAGGGGAAGCACCAAGTGGCACAGCAAcctggagagggggggggcacaATTCAAGGTCATCAGAGTATTATGTAATAAGTACGTAATACTTGATGATTCATATGCAGTAGATTACAATGTGACATAACAAACTTTTGTTCCGAGTGAAAATAGAggaaaaacaatacaaaaatgtatgtaaataaaCAAATTTTCAACACATACAGttggagtcggaagtttacatacacttaggttgaagtcaataaaacttgttttcaaccactccacaaatgacttgttaacaaactatagttttggcaaatcggttaggacatctactttgtgcatgacacaagtcatttttccaacaattgtttacagacagattatttcacttataactcactgtatcccAATttcagtgggacagaagtttacatacactaagttgactgtgcctttgaacagcttggcaaattccagaaaatgatgtcatggctttagaagcttctgattggctaattgacatcatttgagtcaattggaggtgtacctgtggatgtatttcaaggcccaccttcaaaagaaaatcagccaagacctcagaatttgttctagacctccacaagtctggttcatccatgggagcaatttccaaacgcctgaaggtaccacgtttatttgtacaaacaatagtacacaagtataaacaccatgggacaacgcagccgtcataccgatcAGGATGGAGACTCGTTCTGTCccttagagatgaatgtactttggtgcgaaaagtgcaaatcaatctcagaacaacagcaaaggaccttgtgaagatgctggaggaaaccagtacaaaactatctatatccacagtaaaatgagtcctgtattcgcataacctgaaaagccgctcagcaaggaagaagccactgctccaaaaccgccataaaaaagccagactacggtttgcaactgcacttgtggacaaagatcgtactttctggagaaatgtcctctggtctgatgaaacaaaaatagaactgtttggccataatgaccattgttttgtttggaggaaaaagggagaggcttgcaagccaaagaactccatcccaaccgtgaaccacgggagtggcagcatcatgttgtggaggtgctttgctgcaagagggactggtgcacttcacaaaatagatggcatcgtgaggcaggaaaattctgtggatatattgaagcaacatctcaagacatcagtcaggaagttaaagcttggtcacaaatgggtcttccaaatggacaatgaccccaagcatacagtggggcaaaaaagtatttagttaatacttattttccaccataatttgcaaataaatttattaaaaatcctaaaatgtgattttcttgattttttttctcattttgt from Oncorhynchus tshawytscha isolate Ot180627B linkage group LG15, Otsh_v2.0, whole genome shotgun sequence includes the following:
- the LOC112232745 gene encoding cornifelin homolog A, which translates into the protein MAVQQQITTVTTTQSSGQWSTGLFDCCSDMGTCCCATWCFPCFQCQTASHYGWCACMPLLDPCAFMAVSCCMRSSMRERYGIQGSTCVDVGLVCCCYACAWCQMAREVKTRTTSGIQQVHMVTQQLHVA